One genomic segment of Styela clava chromosome 3, kaStyClav1.hap1.2, whole genome shotgun sequence includes these proteins:
- the LOC120343249 gene encoding uncharacterized protein LOC120343249 has translation MAYCNKIVPVSQMALRSALRNFMPASCTVTSQNGIVARNFQTSAVQRDIDSAARFIGAGAATVGVAGSGAGIGTVFGSFIIGYARNPSLKQQMFSYTILGFALSEAMGLFCLMIAFLILFAL, from the exons ATGGCTTACTGCAACAAGATTGTCCCAGTTTCACAGATGGCT ctcCGATCTGCGCTGCGCAACTTCATGCCAGCTAGCTGCACAGTTACATCACAAAATGGCATTGTG GCCAGAAACTTCCAGACATCAGCGGTTCAAAGAGACATTGACTCAGCTGCCCGTTTCATTGGAGCGGGTGCTGCAACAGTCGGTGTCGCTGGATCGGGAGCTGGAATTGGAACAGTTTTTGGAAGTTTCATTATTGGTTATGCAAG GAATCCGTCACTGAAACAACAGATGTTTTCATACACTATTCTAGGATTTGCCTTGTCAGAGGCCATGGGTCTATTTTGTCTTATGATTGCTTTCCTGATTTTGTTTGCTCTTTAG
- the LOC120342330 gene encoding histone deacetylase complex subunit SAP30L-like, producing the protein MTLDHHHGSGKKRKRRESGDTVPDTPQVGLINLQMNTLRRYKRHFKLQTRPGMNKAQLAETVQRHFSSFPVVEKEALAYFIYMVKMKKNRIDLKESGNSNENNNNNSTHTSEKKESK; encoded by the exons ATGACTCTAGATCACCATCATGGCAGTGGTAAGAAACGAAAAAGACGAGAAAGTGGTGATACTGTCCCTGATACTCCGCAAGTGGGATTGATAAATTTACAAATGAATACATTAAG GAGATACAAACGTCATTTCAAACTTCAGACACGGCCAGGTATGAACAAGGCACAGTTGGCTGAAACAGTTCAAAGACATTTCTCCAGTTTTCCAGTAGTTGAGAAAGAAGCACTTGCATATTTTATATACATGGTCAAGATGAAAAAGAATAGAATTGATCTGAAGGAAAGTGGAAACTctaatgaaaataacaataacaacagcACTCACACTAGCGAAAAGAAAGAGTCAAAATAA